A genomic region of Tamandua tetradactyla isolate mTamTet1 chromosome 2, mTamTet1.pri, whole genome shotgun sequence contains the following coding sequences:
- the KYAT1 gene encoding kynurenine--oxoglutarate transaminase 1 isoform X2, translated as MAKRLPARRLNGIAQNPWVEFVKLASEHEAVNLGQGFPDFAPPDFAIEAFQHAVSGDFMLNQYTKAFGYPPLTKILASFFGKLLGQEIDPLTNVLVTVGAYGALFTAFQALVDEGDEVIIIEPFFDCYEPMTLMAGGHPVFVTLKPSPTQDGELDSSSNWQLDPNELASKFTSRTKALVLNTPNNPLGKVFSKAELELVASLCQQHDVLCISDEVYQWLVYDGNQHISIASLPNMWERTLTIGSAGKTFSATGWKVGWVLGPDTLMKHLRTIHQHSIYHCPTLGQAAVAQSFQREQLHFGQPSSYFVQFPRTIQHNRDHMIRSLQSVGLRPIIPQGSYFLITDISDFKSKMPNLPGDADEPYDRRFVKWMIKNKGLVAIPVSVFYSVPHQKHFDHYIRFCFVKDEFTLQAMDKKLQEWKAELRP; from the exons GGTGGAATTTGTCAAACTGGCCAGTGAGCATGAGGCCGTCAACTTGGGTCAGGGCTTCCCTGACTTTGCACCCCCAGACTTCGCCATCGAAGCCTTTCAGCACGCAGTCAGTGGAGACTTCATGCTCAACCAGTACACCAAGGCATTT GGTTATCCACCACTGACGAAGATCCTGGCAAGTTTCTTTGGGAAGCTGCTGGGGCAGGAAATAGACCCACTCACGAATGTGCTGGTTACTGTGGGTGCCTATGGGGCCCTGTTCACAGCCTTCCAGGCCCTGGTGGATGAAGGCGATGAG GTCATCATCATCGAACCCTTTTTTGACTGTTATGAGCCGATGACATTGATGGCAGGGGGTCACCCTGTTTTTGTGACCCTGAAACCG AGCCCCACCCAGGATGGGGAACTGGATTCCAGCAGCAACTGGCAGTTGGACCCCAACGAGCTGGCCAGCAAGTTCACATCTCGCACCAAAGCCCTTGTCCTCAACACACCCAATAACCCTTTGGGAAAG GTCTTCTCCAAGGCAGAACTGGAGCTGGTGGCCAGCCTATGCCAGCAGCATGACGTGCTGTGCATCAGCGATGAGGTGTACCAGTGGCTGGTCTACGATGGGAACCAGCATATCAGCATTG CCAGTCTCCCCAACATGTGGGAACGGACCCTGACCATCGGTAGTGCTGGCAAGACCTTTAGTGCCACTGGCTGGAAG GTGGGCTGGGTTCTGGGTCCGGATACTCTCATGAAGCACCTGCGGACCATCCATCAGCACTCTATCTACCACTGTCCCACACTGGGCCAG GCTGCGGTAGCCCAGAGCTTCCAGAGGGAGCAGCTGCACTTCGGCCAACCCAGCAGCTACTTTGTGCAGTTCCCACGGACTATACAGCACAACCGTGACCACATGATACGCAGCCTGCAGTCAGTTGGCCTGAGACCCATAATTCCCCAGGGCAGCTACTTCCTCATCACAGACATCTCAGACTTCa AGAGCAAGATGCCCAACTTGCCTGGTGATGCAGATGAGCCCTATGACAGACGTTTTGTCAAGTGGATGATCAAGAACAAG GGCTTGGTGGCCATCCCAGTCTCTGTCTTCTACAGTGTGCCTCATCAGAAGCACTTTGATCATTATATCCGCTTCTGTTTTGTGAAG GATGAATTCACACTGCAGGCCATGGACAAGAAGCTGCAGGAGTGGAAGGCTGAGCTCAGACCCTGA